The Ananas comosus cultivar F153 linkage group 6, ASM154086v1, whole genome shotgun sequence genome segment ttccaacttcgaaccaaaTGCGCCCTAAATGTGTTGATCGATAATCCTTTTCCCTTTTCCTATACCTTACACACTACACAGTGTGGTTATTTAGAACAGAATATGGAGATGGTGGTTGTTGTTCATAAAAAGTATATTATCTGTCTGCATTACTGGTTATAGGGTGCTTTCGGTTTTACTTGTCTTGTTTTTCGTCCTAGTTTTCAGGTTAATCTGTATAGGAATCAGGTTCTCcagaaataataaatttcttGTTTCTTCATTACTTCTTCAGTTTATTCATAATTCAGTTATAATCTTCTTGGTTGCAGACATGGCGGGATTGGCACCAGAAGGCTCCCAATTTGATGCTCGTCAATATGATGCCAAAATGAGTGAGCTGTATGACATTTAACTTCTATTATGGTGTTTTAACGTCTTGTTTCGAATGTACTTTGCATTCTTTCCTATGTTTATTTCTGTTTACCTTGCTTTCTTGTGCTAGGTTATCGACAGACGGCCAGGAGTTCTTTACAAGCTATGATGAGGTTTACGAAAGTTTTGATGATATGGGGCTCCAGGAAAATCTTCTGAGGGGCATTTATGCGTATGGTAGGACCATGAACTTTACTACCAGTCAGAGTTCTGATTTGGTGATGCTTACTTTACAGTAAGTGTATTCACGTGTAAAATACGTCTTTTATTTTTAAGGTTTTGAGAAACCTTCGGCAATTCAGCAAAGGGGAATCGTGCCCTTCTGCAAAGGGCTTGATGTTATTCAGCAAGCACAATCAGGGACTGGAAAGACTGCAACTTTTTGTTCTGGAATTTTACAACAACTTGATTATAGTCTGGTTGAATGCCAGGCTTTGGTTCTGGCTCCAACCAGAGAGCTCGCTCAGCAGATCGAGAAAGTCATGCGAGCACTTGGCGACTACTTGGGTGTGAAAGTTCACGCATGTGTTGGAGGAACAAGTGTGCGTGAGGACCAGCGGATTCTTTCAAGTGGGGTCCACGTTGTGGTGGGGACGCCAGGTCGTGTGTTTGACATGTTGAGGAGGCAGTCTCTCCGTCCTGACCACATTAAGATGTTTGTGTTGGACGAAGCTGATGAAATGCTTTCACGAGGTTTCAAGGACCAGGTCTGTTGTTTGACAATTCTCCTTTCTTATGTGCTTTTAATTTGCATTTGGTTGGGCTTCTTATATACTTTTTCAATTATTCGTATGAAGAATTCTTAGCCTGTggaaattagaaatattttgtcTGTCAAAGTACGGAAAATTCCAAGAGAGTACTATTTGCAATTCCCGCTAGTTATCGTGTTCAGTTGTAACTTTGGACCTCCTTATTGCAAGGCTGTGATATGTTGTTTGTATATCGAATATCCTGATTTGCTTTCATGGAGAATGTTTCTGTTTCCTATTAAGCAGTAGTTAGGTACTTTGGTAGTTGACAATGACAGATGCAAGTCACCAACAGTGAAGCCTTAATACCTTAATATGGATAATTGATGATAAGAAATAAGCCATTAGTAGCAGCTATTTGGGCTTGGTTAATGGATGATAGATGTAGTATATTTGTTTGAACCAATCTTATGGCAAaagttttacttttattttgagTTTCATCTTATTCAACAGCACAGATAATGAAAATGGCCACTAGTTAAGATTGTGGTTCTAATGTTGCCGTGATTATTCTTCTTGGTGTGTTTATAATTTGTTATTGTTGATTTGTTATTGTTAATGGTAGCACATTAGTTTTCTGCTTGAATTACCATTTCATTCCTTAAGTAAAGAACATTTCAATTAGCATTTTAGTTCTcttgataaatataaaattgaatcCTTGTTCATAGGGCTCCTGCTAATTTGGATTTTGTAAGGATCAGGCTGTTAGTGTGTGGGTTGTTTATGTGACTTAAATTTCAGTCAATAGGAAACTTGGCAGAAGCTTTATTGGCACACGCTCATGTAATGGGAAGTGATATTGTCCGAGCAGTTTTTGCTAGTCATAGAATAAAAAGATCCAAATCCTCGCTAGACAATGTGTCTGCACTGTGACTATCAAAAAGAGCTCTGGTAATATCAATTTCCTTATAGTGCATGTGTTCATTGAGATTATCtttaaaaggataaaattaGCAGATGTAGCTATATATTGGAGTTCCTGAGCTAATAATAACGGTTGCTGGAAGATTATTACAAAAGCTTACGTGGAACTTTATACTAGTCTCTAAGTGATTATATTATGAGGTGTCTGTAGAAGGTTGTTACGGTTCTTATCTAAAGATTAGGAATGATGTAAAAGGTACTTCACAGTTAGGTCATTCAACTGTTTAgtgatattaataattaataatagagCAATTTTTTACTAGGGGTAGAGCAGATTCAATGCATGTGGTCACTTTTCTATGCTTTTGTGTCTAGGTTCAGCGAATCTATTTGCCCATAGCTAACTTGCTTTGTCAATAGTATTGCCCTTTTCATATGGAGTACTATAATGCAGATTGCCAGGGTTAAGTTATAGGGAATTGATATTGTTAGACCTCTTTTTGATAATCGCAGAGCAGATATAGTGCATTTAGTTAGGATTTAGATCTTTTTGCATTTTGAATAGCAAAAAGTGCTCTGGCAATATCAATTCCCTTAATTGTATTCCGGCAAAGTttatgattgctagagtagtcCAGAAAGAAATGAATGGCAAGTAGTACCTTGCTATCTATTACTCCAAATATGCCTTGTACTCGATCTGCATCACTGCTATTCAGGTTTGCCAAGTTCAGGTTGAGGGGAGCTGGATTTATGTAAGCGTGGGGTGTGAGTTTGGGGTAGAAAGTTAGTAGGATACTGATCGAGGTAGTAAGGTAAGCACTAAAAGGGGATCATATTGAAGTGGTTGATGTGTTGGAACATAGGTATGAGATTGTGTTGAAATTGACTGTACCAAATGGATTATTAGTTTGCACAATTGGCCATGCTGAGCTGATAAATCGACTCTGTAGCACTACACCACATGAGATAGATCACAGGCCAACCAAACTTTGTTATATGACACTACATCTCATTAAGTATATCCTGGTTATCatcttttgattttgaattgcTAAATACGCTTGATCTCAGTTAGTTAAACTGATGTGCCCTTGTATGATTGGCCTGTTACCTATCCTATGTGGTATGGGCATCAGAGAGGAGACTTTCTCCTGGTTGTAGCTGATTGTTTTTTCAGATCTTTGAAAGCTGGCATTAAAGAAAAGACTCTCCTAGTAATAGCCAATTTTCACATCTTTGAAGGTCCAGGGATGAATATTGACATCATGCAGCTTTTGACACTTGTAGACAGAAGAAAGGAAATGTTCAAGTACTCGAGAACATGTGAATTTATTAGTTTAAGTTGAATTGCGTACCAATAGTCCAGAGTTAGCATCTTTATTTCTATACGTCTCTTGACTCTCAAGCATACTAGTAGTATGAGTAAACTCAGTTGAGAGGTGAAGATAAAGTTTACTCTAAACATTCTCTAACagataaaaaagataaagcAGAGTCTGTAAAGAAGGTTATATAAGAATTTAAACAGACTTAGTAATTCTGGTAAAGGACATCTTAGTGACGCATGATCTGCACTAAGGCAAACATGTACAACCATCCGGCCAACTGGTCGAAGCTGTACTGTTGACAGGCCATCTTTATCATCCAACTCTGATCTTTGTAAAGTTTCCAATGTGATGAACCTAATTTATTCTTCTAATTTACAATATGCATTGATATTTTGGATGTCTATAATATCGTATATTAGGATTGGTGATGAGGCAGATAATATGAACTGAGAGTAGATAACTAGGTATTATCAAAACTGAACTTCTTGGTCATGTTTAGGAGTAGAAATATGTTGTTTCCTGCAGTTGGAACAATATAAGATTCATTGTGTTGCCGTGTGGATGTACTTATAAACAGAGAATCCAGTCTTGTTTGACCGGAAAATGGGTTTCAACGGCCCCGTGGAATGATCAATCTGATCGAAAATTCAATCTCAGTTCTTGTTTAGATTGTAAATATCTCACCCCACGATATCATATTTGTTGCCAGTTACTTAGAAACTCCTGGAAATTTGGTTCTGGTTGTATTTTGATCCAGGATATTATACTTGGTAACTTTAGCAGATTCAGATTCAGATCTTATATAATGATCCAACAAGAAAAACAAATCTAATCATTCTTTTCAGTACATACAGTTCTTACATTCCCAAACGTACTGCAAAAATGATGTAGCTTGTATCCCTCGGGTTAAGTTGGCATTGTTTCAATTCTTGCCATATGGGCTTTCCTTAtataacaataattttttttgccattGCAGATTTACGACATCTTCCAGCTACTTCCCTCCAAGATTCAGGTGGGAGTGTTTTCTGCCACTATGCCACCTGAAGCCCTGGAAATCACCCGCAAGTTCATGAACAAGCCCGTTCGCATCCTTGTGAAGCGTGACGAGCTCACCCTTGAGGGAATCAAGCAGTTCTACGTCAACGTAGAGAAAGAAGAATGGAAACTCGAAACCCTGTGCGACCTTTATGAAACCCTAGCCATCACCCAGAGTGTCATCTTCGTCAACACCCGCCGCAAGGTCGACTGGCTCACCGACAAGATGCGCAGCCGCGACCACACCGTCTCCGCCACCCACGGTGACATGGACCAGAATACCCGGGACATCATCATGCGTGAATTTAGATCGGGCTCTTCTCGCGTGTTGATCACTACCGATCTTCTTGCCAGGGGTATCGACGTCCAGCAGGTCTCCCTCGTGATAAATTACGATTTGCCCACCCAGCCTGAGAACTATCTGCACCGTATTGGACGAAGCGGTAGGTTTGGGAGGAAGGGTGTGGCAATAAACTTCGTGACTCGCGATGACGAGCGGATGCTGTTTGATATCCAGAGGTTTTACAACGTGGTGATCGAGGAGCTGCCATCCAATGTCGCTGACCTCCTCTGAGGAGTCATCTTTCCTTTCACCAAGTCCAGGTACTCTGTGTTTAACTTATTTAGGTCTGCTTTTTGTTCTTCGTTTAAAATTGAAGCCACCTCTCCTTTTGGCATTATCGTTTTAAGGGTTGAATCTATGTAATGTTTTTTTAGTGGGAGTCAATTGTTTTATGCGATGTTTGGAAATTTTTGTAGCAGTCATATTATTAGATTGTGCTGTTTCTCGCCGTGCTTTCCATTTTTCTCTTCCTCATTCCTGCTTAACATTTTGACTGCACATATTGTGAAAGCCCATCAGCTGAATTGCCCTACCGAGATCAATTCAGTAGGGCTAATAgaaagaatttaagtgccgtgcCATGTGATTGTGTGTTTGCcgataaggaaaaaaaaaaaaaaactgtgtaCTGAGACATGaaggcataaaatatttatttatttttgacattAACATATTCtagttgttaattatatatctttatcaatgTTTTTTTGCACTTTGTTGAGATTTTATTGgttaattttgaagaaaatggAGTTTTAAGTCATGCCATTGGTACGGAGGTAGTATGGCACAATGTGATATGATGGGCACAGTCCATGCTGATGGATACTTCAAAATTTAGGTCAACAGTTTTTCCCTGACCTGTCGCGGGAGTACCGAGATCGATTTTGCTTCGGATGCATTTGGTTTTTTGCAGTTGAAAACTGGACGAAACCAATGTATTAAACCGACAAGCAGATCTACAAAGCTGGCCTACAGAAACTGAAGGTACCTATGACGAGGGCTATATCCCAGTTAGGTAGgacaccaattttttttttagggagctTATTTTGCAATGaacataatttatcttattgAAATGTCTTACTCCATAGATTCGAGAGAACAATAAAGTGACAaatatttggtttggtttgattttgGCGTGGGCTTGAGGCGCGcataggggtggaactgggctcGGGCCTAAAGAAGGCCTGAAAGCCCGAAAAAGCTTGGGTTTGGGCtaggtttaaattttaagcttgaaAAAATTTTGAGGCTATTTAGACATGTCCAAGCTCGGCCTGGGTTCGATCCGAAAGTTCGACACATTAGTTATCAAAATAAGATATgtagttataaatatataaatatatttattcttttgataTAATGTAGTATGTATAGTATATAGTGTTATTAaggatatatattaatatatatgagggtatgttttatatatatatatatatatatatatatatatatatataaaagtaaatttagtttctatatgTGGATatattacaaataatattattatatacaattatacatatatattagtaactatatataatacatttaattatagatagttatatacatataacttaatattatatgtaatatatattattgagttgagctagaatactctcagaAGCACCATGTAatgtggtgcttttgagtttttagcccttggatggagagattaGGGTTGTGATAATGGTGGTAGGTGAATAGAATTTGATCCAAAGGccttagtaatcaaggagtagatctaatggctagAAACTTAGATCTAAtggcttctaaaagtattctagctcaattatatatatatatatatatataatatatatatatatatatatatagagagagagagagagagagagagagagagagagagagagagaggctactatgcttcttaAAGTACAGAGCATTTCgtgctttcaggtcgtttttgatgttgcgactttcgaatcgccgatctgctccgttaaacttgatctagagtatttgaagtatttagaaaataaattttacaattttttgatatcatttgcctagtgaactaaggggttcaaaatcaacggctgaaaataaaaatcttataaaacgtgacaatatgacattaaaattttagatcaaagatattgatcttatttatatagtataaagaattttctatcaaaattttacgtgatttagatatttttacaccgttaaacttgcaaacggctcatcacggccattaaaattattaattttgagtccattcgatcactaggcaaatgatatcgaaaaatcaaaaaatttattttctaagtacttaaaatactctagatcaagtttaacggagctgatcaaCGATTCaaaagtcacaacatcgaaaacgacctggaagcacgggaggctccgtgcttctagaagcatagtagcctctctctctctctctctctctctctctctctctctctctctctatatatatatagtgagtctggtatgcttatggaagcacggagcgttccgtgcttccactttgttttcgatgttcggactttcgaatcgacgatcggctccgttagacttgatctagagtatttgaagtattttgaaaataaattttgcgatttttcgatatcatttgcctagtgatcgaagtggctcaaaatcaagaGCCCAATATTAATATTGGGTCTGGGCCTGGGCTGCGccttaattatttaaataattttggtaCAAGTTCGATCCAGAGCCCAATATTAATTTTGGGTCGGGCTTGGCCATAGTATGACCCGACCCAAGCCGAGGCTAGTTCCATCCTCAGGTGCTGCAAGGCGCGGGCCTCAGCGCCTCAACAATACCAAGGCGCAACGCTATTGTTGAGACGCGCCCCTTAGGCGCGCCTCATaatatttaagttaaaattattttggattCAAGTATTTGGGTTctcagattttgaatttgattcttATATTATAACccattaagttaaaaaattctaaaagtaACCGAATGAAACCCTAAAGAAAACCAGCTGCccgccccctctccctctcgtgTTCTTCCATATCCTCTCTCTGTCGAGCGTCCAACAACAGCAGCGCTAGCAGCAGGAACACGGGCTAGATTTGCTGGGTTTAATAAACCTAGCCATCATACACGGTTTACACTATcaataaaaggaaaaggaaatagaaaagaaaaagtaaatttaaaaggAAATGATAAGATGTCGTCATTTTGACTACATTTATCCATTGATGAAAAGCCAGATTGGATTGATTTTAGGAAtatagaagaaaaagagaatattAGGTATGAAAAATCTGAAGAAGAAGATTATAGCGATGTAAGcaatgaggatgaggatgataCTTAAAGAACGACCAAATGAGAGCATAGACGCCACAatcacttttaaaaatatatatattttttaatttgagaaaGTATATGTATGCgtttttttttatggttatattatttttgtatggttatttggagtttttttaatgtaaatgtGCCCCTCGCCTTCCCGAGGCGTGTGCTTCACGGTACGTCTCGCTTTTAGGCTTTAGGAAAGCTTTGCGTCTCACGTTTTTTCAAACGATGTTGTCGTGTAATATTTAATTTCTCATTAAAACATTCCATCTTTGTTCTCACAGTAGTGGTGTTTTAAGTGTTGGTGTTGAGGCATGTGAGATGATGCTGAGTAAAAGATTCGCTTTCTTTTCTCTCATGTTGGGTTCAGACTTTAGAATGGATTGGCTTttggaaagattttttttttttttttttttttttttttttttttttttgagagagagagagagagagagagagagatatgacaTGCTGGgttcaaatttgaaacctttGGGTATTAACCATCACATCCTCATGttcgaatttgggatctctAATATCAGCCAAATTCTTTGCCATTTGCATCGAGATGTtcatgaataaaaaattttagggctttttttgcaaatagttctctgacaatttttttttttaaattggtcatgtcaaaaatttatttgcaaaaatggctccGGCCCCGCCCCGCAAgtgccacatcagcgccacgcgggcggggctaagccgggtgtttaagttgaacacggtgaatcattcaccgtgttcaataaaagatttttgtattggacacggtaaatggttcaccgtgtccaatacaaaatggctAAGTGCgagatatttgtattggacacggtgaatcatttaccgtatccaatacaaataattggacacggtgaatggttcaccgtgtccaatacaaatacccacaacttagccattttttgctaagttggaggtatttgtattgggcacggtgaattattcaccgtgttcaatacaaaaatcttgtattgaacacggtgaatggttcaccgtgttcaatttaaACACCTGGccccctgcccgcgtggcgctgatgtggcgcctgcgtggcagggacgggaccatttttgcaatttcaaatttaataaggctatttttataataaaaatttctcaggggctatttgccaaaaaaaacccaaaattttATTGAGACCATGTGTGTTGTAATATTGTCATCGTCAACTACAGGCAGCACCTAATGCTCAAAGTAGTGATAAATAGTAGTAGAGACGTCCATGTATTAGGTTGAATATAGGTAGTTAATATACTGTATCCACATCCTAAGAAGAAATTagtagagaaagaaaatatatgttCTACTCATTCAGCTTCAGGACAGGTCCGAGTTCGGATACTCGAGTTACTAATGTATCTATCGGATAAGCTACTCTGGATAGTCACTATCCGTATACTATCCGCTTAAGATCGGATACGAGTTGGGCACTAGTTGGGTCTAGATGGGGTACCGTAGCGAATTCATAGTGCAATaggttcaaaataaaattacaaaatttgaatagtTACACATATTTTAATTACTCTAAAATATGCACAATCATTATCCTAAACACATATAACAATCAACAATataatagttaaaattatattGACAAGTCCAAACacatctatctatttatctatctacACTTTTTATACCTCTATACCTTtatctatacattattttttttaaatttgccacatggcaaTATTTCCTTCATTGTTGGGTGTGGTCTCCATCCCGAATCGGCTCAAGTTCtctaaatatttttctctttttttgcttgaactaaACCAATCATTATTGATTGTAGGCACGCCCGAGGTTCAGGtcctctatatatttttctctttttttgcttgaaccaaaccgaattttttttctttcttttttttttgaacttaatCGGATCACACATCTGCATTGGGTTGAActattcttctttctctttctttggctGTTACCTTCCTTCAGATAAATTTCACTTCTTATCGTCGCTTCTTCCATCTCTTTTCTATTCCTTTGTcgccattttctttttttttttctaattatctaTCCGTCGCATCGCAAGGATTACAACCCTAGTGTAACATAATTGTACAAAATATATACAGCAAATAACGTAAATATACGATAAGTCCAAAACAAGTATACTTACTACAATATATCTAAAACACATATAATAAGcttgaaatattataattaaaatatgtatcaagttttcaattttcacaagtttttttaactttttgctttttgttttaacttttgACTGCCGGGTATTTTACCGGATCTAGATCCGGGTCCGAATATAAAAACATACTCTAGATCCTACCCACCAAAAGATCGCATCGAGGTCGGGTCGGAGTCCGGTATGGATATAAAGGTTCCGGGATCCATATTCGAAACGTCAACggtaacttttttttatttatattttatctatttttaatcGGGTTCAGAGTGGGTCCGGATCGGATAccaaatatgaaatatattagGCATCTCTATATAATAGATTGTCAATCACATGCACTGTCGGAATCTCAAAAAATAATGAACGGTGTATTTTTGTTTAGATTtccaaaaaaagtttaattgcatacagctttTTATAAACATTcggaatagtaaaaatattactataaagtttaattttttatatttatttttataaaacttctaatattttcaaatatactccgaCTGTTAGAATTCATTacaaaaatatagttaatcataaataaaatacttaatcctaattAGTGAATGAAGTTAATTgcatttttatccctcttatattatttgtgatggtaaaaaataaaagatgaccgataaaaatttttgaaagtgtATTTCTGCGTAATTCTAACATATAGGACTTTTGGAGAGGAATATTTATGTTGgcaaaatattatttcacttatctttttttatattctaacataacaaatcagagagacaaatataaatatcactgaCTTTTGCggagataaatataaaaagttgaactttgtaggatatatttgttatttcaTAGATTTACAGTGAGCTGTATGAAATTAGccccataaaaaaaatttaaaaaatcctcAAATCCTTAGATACTAACCCATATGCGTCCACATAAATGCCAACAAATAACTGGACCTAATATTTGTTGTGGCATATTTGCTATATTCTCAAAAGATGGGctcaataaaaaagaaaaaaagaaaaaaaaaagattatgagATAAGCGTaagtaaaaaaagatataaaactAGTGAAAAGGTATTGCGTTTTGCCCCTCAATCCTTAGGATATTAATCCATATTCATCATGTTTTTAGTCGGCTAAccctctttaaaaaattttattttaaaattgatccttcaaatttatttgtaaaaataggctTTGGATCGACAGGTGGCTGATGCGTGGAAGGGTACAAGTGAaaacagtgaatcattcaccacatTTATAAAAACAATggatgattcaccgtcttacaaaaatttatataatccTGTAAAGGCGATGAACTATTTGCAACGATCTGACCGTAAAGGCGGTGAACTATTGCAACAATCCGACCCGCtggtaataataactcgttaagttcaaaccactggcccaaaacacttaaacccaattattattattagcgtgtaagcctcatatattctaatcagaatcagtttcccacctgatgtgggactattgggacgTTATACTATTCACCATTTTTataaagcggtgaatgattcgccacttttaataatttattctccAACTTTTCCATCTGGCACAATAGAGgcttatttttatagttaatttttatagaagaatatttttgta includes the following:
- the LOC109711811 gene encoding eukaryotic initiation factor 4A-14 — translated: MAGLAPEGSQFDARQYDAKMSELLSTDGQEFFTSYDEVYESFDDMGLQENLLRGIYAYGFEKPSAIQQRGIVPFCKGLDVIQQAQSGTGKTATFCSGILQQLDYSLVECQALVLAPTRELAQQIEKVMRALGDYLGVKVHACVGGTSVREDQRILSSGVHVVVGTPGRVFDMLRRQSLRPDHIKMFVLDEADEMLSRGFKDQIYDIFQLLPSKIQVGVFSATMPPEALEITRKFMNKPVRILVKRDELTLEGIKQFYVNVEKEEWKLETLCDLYETLAITQSVIFVNTRRKVDWLTDKMRSRDHTVSATHGDMDQNTRDIIMREFRSGSSRVLITTDLLARGIDVQQVSLVINYDLPTQPENYLHRIGRSGRFGRKGVAINFVTRDDERMLFDIQRFYNVVIEELPSNVADLL